The following proteins are co-located in the Paenibacillus sp. FSL H8-0079 genome:
- a CDS encoding S-layer homology domain-containing protein, which translates to MRKYAKILFMFLLVIVLLISSISNVLITYVSAAGNDVTNQVGTMPRATLMDTPDLEKDTVPLTFKTDQAFQADLALQPDKVTVQKNGTLVNGTDIGWTITVNKENVAVNNTVLVDMIPDSQIPDELSTRVNGGLPQGSVIDYGSSNILSTSGSYDATTTVNNTKNITWTIVVNEDELAFNNAIIKDTLPLGLTYIAGTATVNGTSVTPVTSGSELTFNLGNITKEVTITYETEIEPARFQTNGSYTFTNEAVLTWDGLTGTGVVKNASVGVGSNLFNKSGAGYNRANGVISWSIDINSENINWAAPTITDSIPIAQQYIPGSARIVDHQGNAYSGGAFNYNTGTSTLGYTFGSAINSRYTITFDTKPANTDNITANFISSSSSQFSNTVSITSGTITRNSTGTQSYTSNVLKKDAEGYDLNVAGRTITWKLTVNENGATTPSAPKAGTDPSLYAAIALPNVSIVDTIPAGLTFIPGSVRVLDRNSNPVTGLVTVSGTDVVTFDFNSSITEQYTIYFDTAITDLSKFISQNSTLNNGNFNVKNEATLIHDKTTRSTTDSATQTVSNHIVSKKGIPTTNGNKYIDWVVYLNSNAVNLNQLLDVDRFWLIDNLQAGLELDTTSVELIAYGGAINVPDNMPANGNDGLGAGTPVLLDGSHIVYDATTREFRFNIPNDTIDKAYKLSFRTYVTETVASGSRFSNMINLFGSKDNVAVPIDGAYQSNDSRQVTFLEAGSMGYGNLGKFIVKQADLDDNNVKLSGATFALYDQYGNKVQEKVTVNGELEFNRIKYDLPYYVKEVAAPTGYLLSRNASVDGTPTTVTPIGAVVENAIPLTLTASHTPKYLELIFANEEIRSTVFISPVSANFDKKVSAQAEVRTTMTLNGNTLTSVANGLTLLTLGTDYTVVGNTVTILKAYLANQSVGTTNLIFTFSGGATQTLAITVSDTTPAPAPAPSSGSGSGSGSGSASVPSSTPTPEPAPEPEKEIGSTPTPTPKAFYIDGVNMDVIKALVAKANSVPVVSFKDVPAIAPSAKAIGFATKLGIINGYDDGSFRARATITRAEFASMLVRALGLTSEGYPEFKDTQGHWAANAIATLKTIDITKGYSDGTFKPDQSITRAEIAAMLSEVMNTTFVKNNKFKDVIGHWAEAEIGTLSDMGIVKGTPDGVFRPNANATRYESLLMILRMLNASLDHSLNVE; encoded by the coding sequence GTGCGGAAATATGCAAAGATTTTATTTATGTTTTTACTAGTTATTGTCCTGCTGATCAGTTCGATTTCAAACGTATTAATTACATACGTATCGGCTGCTGGTAACGATGTGACGAATCAAGTAGGAACAATGCCAAGAGCTACACTTATGGATACACCTGATCTAGAGAAAGATACGGTACCGCTAACCTTCAAGACAGATCAGGCTTTTCAGGCGGATCTTGCTCTCCAGCCAGATAAAGTTACTGTGCAAAAGAATGGAACATTAGTTAACGGAACAGACATTGGGTGGACAATTACAGTAAACAAAGAGAATGTTGCTGTTAATAATACAGTGCTCGTTGATATGATTCCAGATAGCCAGATTCCGGATGAATTATCGACACGAGTGAATGGAGGGCTGCCACAAGGATCTGTAATAGATTATGGAAGCAGCAATATTTTAAGTACATCGGGAAGCTATGATGCTACAACGACAGTGAATAATACAAAAAATATCACTTGGACGATTGTCGTGAATGAAGACGAACTGGCATTCAACAATGCTATTATCAAGGATACACTTCCTCTTGGGCTAACTTACATTGCTGGAACAGCAACTGTAAATGGTACTAGTGTTACTCCCGTAACAAGCGGCTCAGAGCTTACCTTCAACCTGGGTAATATTACAAAAGAGGTTACGATTACGTACGAAACTGAAATTGAGCCTGCTCGTTTCCAAACAAATGGCTCATATACTTTCACAAACGAAGCAGTCCTTACTTGGGATGGCCTTACTGGAACCGGAGTAGTAAAAAATGCTTCAGTAGGAGTTGGAAGTAACTTATTCAACAAGTCAGGTGCGGGTTATAACCGAGCGAACGGTGTCATTTCTTGGTCAATTGATATTAATAGTGAAAATATTAATTGGGCTGCACCAACGATTACGGATAGTATCCCAATCGCTCAACAGTATATTCCAGGGTCTGCTCGAATTGTAGATCATCAAGGTAATGCTTATTCTGGCGGCGCATTTAACTACAATACTGGAACTTCAACACTTGGTTATACTTTTGGTTCTGCTATTAATTCACGATACACCATTACCTTTGATACAAAGCCAGCAAATACAGACAACATTACAGCTAACTTTATTAGCAGCTCTAGTAGTCAATTTTCAAACACAGTAAGCATTACTAGCGGTACAATTACACGTAATAGTACAGGCACGCAGAGCTATACAAGCAATGTGTTGAAAAAGGATGCAGAAGGCTATGATCTAAATGTAGCTGGGCGTACGATTACGTGGAAGTTGACTGTCAATGAAAACGGGGCAACAACTCCAAGTGCACCGAAAGCAGGAACTGATCCTAGTTTGTACGCTGCTATTGCACTCCCAAATGTAAGTATTGTCGATACTATTCCAGCCGGACTTACCTTTATACCCGGTAGCGTCAGGGTACTTGATCGCAACAGTAATCCTGTCACGGGTCTGGTAACGGTAAGCGGAACAGATGTCGTAACCTTCGATTTTAATTCCAGTATTACGGAGCAATACACGATCTACTTCGATACTGCCATTACGGATCTATCCAAATTCATATCACAAAATAGTACGTTGAATAATGGTAATTTTAATGTTAAGAATGAAGCGACATTAATCCATGATAAAACGACAAGATCCACTACTGATTCAGCAACTCAAACCGTCAGCAACCATATTGTAAGTAAAAAAGGTATTCCAACCACTAATGGAAATAAGTATATTGATTGGGTTGTATATTTGAACTCTAATGCAGTAAATCTTAATCAGCTGCTAGATGTTGATAGATTCTGGTTAATTGATAACCTGCAAGCAGGTCTTGAGCTAGATACAACAAGCGTGGAATTAATCGCATATGGTGGAGCAATTAACGTACCTGACAATATGCCAGCAAACGGAAATGATGGCTTAGGTGCAGGTACACCGGTACTACTTGATGGCTCTCATATTGTCTATGATGCTACCACTAGAGAATTTAGATTTAATATTCCCAATGATACGATTGATAAGGCATATAAGCTTTCTTTCCGTACGTATGTAACAGAAACGGTAGCCTCTGGATCTCGCTTTTCCAACATGATTAATCTATTTGGCTCTAAAGATAATGTTGCTGTTCCAATCGATGGTGCTTACCAGTCTAACGATTCACGCCAAGTAACGTTCTTGGAAGCTGGAAGCATGGGATACGGTAATCTTGGTAAATTTATTGTTAAACAGGCAGATTTAGATGATAACAACGTTAAATTATCTGGTGCAACCTTTGCCTTATATGATCAATATGGCAATAAGGTTCAAGAAAAAGTAACCGTAAATGGAGAACTGGAATTCAATCGAATTAAATATGACTTGCCTTACTATGTTAAAGAGGTAGCGGCGCCAACAGGATATCTACTGAGTAGAAATGCAAGTGTGGACGGCACTCCAACAACTGTTACGCCAATAGGAGCTGTTGTAGAGAATGCGATTCCATTAACACTAACAGCTTCACATACTCCTAAGTATTTGGAATTGATTTTTGCTAATGAAGAGATTAGATCAACGGTGTTCATCAGCCCTGTGAGCGCAAACTTTGATAAGAAGGTATCCGCCCAAGCAGAAGTAAGGACAACGATGACGCTGAATGGAAACACATTAACAAGTGTCGCGAACGGTTTAACTTTGCTAACGTTAGGGACGGATTATACGGTTGTGGGCAACACAGTTACAATCCTGAAGGCGTACTTGGCGAATCAGTCGGTCGGCACGACAAACTTGATATTCACATTCAGCGGAGGAGCAACACAGACACTTGCAATCACGGTAAGTGATACGACACCAGCACCAGCACCAGCACCAAGTTCCGGTTCCGGTTCCGGTTCCGGTTCAGGTTCTGCATCAGTACCAAGTTCAACACCAACACCAGAGCCAGCACCGGAGCCAGAGAAAGAAATTGGTTCGACGCCAACGCCAACACCTAAAGCATTCTACATTGATGGAGTTAATATGGATGTAATTAAGGCACTGGTAGCAAAAGCGAATTCTGTACCTGTAGTATCATTTAAGGATGTGCCGGCGATTGCCCCAAGTGCTAAAGCAATCGGGTTTGCAACTAAGCTTGGGATTATCAACGGATATGATGATGGTTCGTTTCGTGCTCGTGCTACGATAACTAGAGCAGAGTTTGCATCTATGCTAGTAAGAGCACTTGGATTAACGTCAGAAGGTTACCCCGAATTTAAAGACACTCAAGGTCACTGGGCGGCCAATGCCATTGCTACATTAAAAACAATAGACATCACTAAGGGTTACTCAGACGGAACGTTCAAACCGGATCAGTCGATCACCAGAGCGGAAATCGCAGCTATGCTGTCAGAAGTAATGAACACAACCTTTGTGAAAAATAATAAGTTTAAAGATGTTATAGGTCACTGGGCAGAGGCAGAGATTGGTACATTATCCGATATGGGGATTGTAAAGGGTACACCGGATGGTGTATTCAGACCGAATGCTAATGCTACGAGATATGAATCGTTACTCATGATCTTACGTATGCTGAATGCCAGTCTTGATCATTCGCTAAACGTAGAATAG
- a CDS encoding ketopantoate reductase family protein: MRIAIVGAGSLGTIVGAYLADGGLDVELIDAYQEHVDALNQTGARVTGTTEFQAKVKAITPDQKSGQYDLVLLLTKQLYNDSILQELLPFLKEDSMVCSLQNGIPEEKVASIVGEKRVIAGSVEFGATFIEPGVSSLTTEYTQFKQYAFQIGELNGEITERIQHVKSVLDLVGGTHISDNLVGTKWSKLLINNAFSGLSAALNGEYGDIIDHEAGIVSAAHIADETIKVARANGVTLVKMNGFDIASLELNSEEDIPERVKTLRFVMEPSRLLKASMLQDLEKNRKTEIDYINGVVSSRAEGTGIATPYNDLVVKLVKSAEETQTVPDFDTNIKAFEELLSAQ, encoded by the coding sequence ATGAGAATTGCAATTGTAGGAGCAGGATCTTTGGGAACTATTGTAGGTGCATACCTTGCGGATGGCGGACTTGACGTTGAGTTAATTGATGCATATCAAGAACATGTAGATGCTTTAAATCAGACGGGTGCTAGAGTGACAGGTACCACAGAGTTCCAGGCAAAAGTAAAAGCCATTACTCCTGATCAAAAATCAGGACAATATGACCTCGTGTTACTTTTAACGAAACAACTTTACAACGATTCCATTCTTCAGGAATTACTTCCATTCTTGAAAGAAGACAGTATGGTGTGTTCCTTGCAGAACGGGATTCCGGAAGAAAAAGTGGCGTCCATTGTGGGTGAAAAACGTGTCATTGCAGGCTCCGTTGAATTTGGTGCTACGTTTATTGAACCAGGTGTATCAAGTCTGACTACCGAGTACACTCAATTTAAGCAGTATGCCTTTCAGATTGGCGAATTAAATGGTGAAATCACCGAACGAATTCAACACGTAAAATCGGTGTTGGACCTTGTGGGTGGAACACATATTTCCGATAACCTGGTTGGAACCAAATGGTCCAAATTGCTGATCAACAATGCCTTCAGTGGTTTATCGGCTGCATTGAATGGGGAATACGGGGACATTATCGATCACGAAGCCGGCATTGTAAGTGCAGCTCATATTGCGGACGAGACGATTAAAGTTGCTCGTGCCAACGGGGTCACATTGGTTAAAATGAATGGATTCGACATCGCTTCACTCGAACTGAACAGCGAAGAAGATATTCCTGAACGGGTGAAAACATTACGTTTCGTGATGGAGCCCTCCAGACTGCTCAAAGCAAGCATGCTTCAAGATCTGGAGAAGAACCGCAAAACGGAGATTGATTATATTAATGGGGTTGTTTCAAGCAGAGCAGAAGGCACCGGAATTGCGACACCTTATAATGATTTAGTTGTAAAACTGGTTAAATCTGCTGAAGAAACTCAAACCGTTCCTGATTTTGACACGAATATTAAAGCTTTTGAAGAACTATTAAGTGCACAATAA
- a CDS encoding AraC family transcriptional regulator: protein MQMASLYIQLQQYDLLQLTPLQETNHHNPSRKSKDANDYTMLIALDHGIRLLMNNISQDLSQGSCILLPTQQSYIVKTIKEQAHIARFTFLSFQVDQSTLLPACPPLIQGFPYRLSLSTIKLAFAGEDWISPSPLQSNKQNRLQEKKDPPTQHSKLAVTQARLQLILGLMAQLESAPPPVQNDQAVQRTLSYMEQHYNEDLTVEFLAEMAGMVRWQYSKLFKVMTGKKPTDYLTELRVQHAKRLLSSSTETLREISRQVGFKDEYYFSRRFHQVTGHPPREYANLLRRTRQRTITDSLGRQISLPDAAMRIVATGTNTLGELLAIGIRPVGAGIATMKSQVIYRNKLHHIPDIGLQGAPEQVSLLKPDLILLGNYSEQQLPRLDAIAPTIVYRESTSTFERLRYIADLFGRSRTAEQWIDRYEESVRRIRRQLADDYIAGERATVYLVLGKNIYVMGQTGFAATVYESLGFRPTESVNQLIVDGRPWIQIDHNKITQYAGDRNFVMVPQEEMNVNTPSPLQSLVGMLAPSNVHIVEAGWNYDDPLTRERLLTVLPSIFAKDGLTPLLVNEKK from the coding sequence ATGCAAATGGCTTCCCTATACATCCAACTGCAGCAGTATGATCTGCTTCAGCTCACACCACTGCAGGAAACCAATCATCATAATCCATCAAGGAAGAGTAAGGATGCCAATGATTATACGATGCTTATTGCTCTGGATCATGGAATTCGGCTGTTAATGAACAACATCTCCCAAGATCTGAGCCAAGGCAGTTGTATTCTGCTCCCTACTCAGCAATCCTACATTGTCAAAACGATAAAAGAGCAAGCGCATATAGCTCGGTTTACCTTTCTTTCTTTTCAAGTGGATCAGTCGACTCTACTTCCGGCTTGCCCTCCTCTTATTCAGGGCTTTCCTTACCGGCTATCTCTTTCTACTATAAAATTGGCTTTTGCAGGTGAGGACTGGATTTCTCCGTCGCCTTTGCAATCCAACAAGCAAAATCGGTTGCAGGAGAAGAAAGATCCCCCTACTCAACATTCAAAATTAGCAGTTACGCAGGCCCGGCTGCAACTGATTCTTGGTCTGATGGCTCAGCTGGAAAGCGCTCCTCCGCCAGTGCAGAATGATCAAGCGGTACAACGTACACTCAGCTATATGGAGCAGCACTACAACGAAGATCTGACCGTAGAGTTCTTGGCCGAAATGGCTGGCATGGTTCGATGGCAATATAGCAAATTGTTTAAAGTGATGACTGGCAAGAAGCCGACAGATTACCTGACAGAGCTTAGGGTCCAGCATGCTAAAAGGTTACTATCCAGTTCTACCGAGACCTTGCGTGAAATATCCCGACAAGTCGGTTTTAAGGATGAGTATTATTTCAGTCGGCGCTTTCATCAGGTCACAGGACACCCTCCACGGGAATACGCCAATTTACTAAGGCGGACCAGGCAAAGAACGATAACCGATTCCCTCGGCAGGCAGATTTCTCTCCCTGATGCGGCTATGCGAATCGTAGCCACAGGCACCAATACCCTTGGCGAGTTGCTTGCTATCGGTATCCGTCCAGTCGGCGCGGGTATAGCTACAATGAAATCACAAGTCATATATCGAAACAAACTACATCACATCCCGGACATTGGACTGCAAGGCGCACCGGAACAAGTCTCCCTACTGAAGCCTGATCTTATACTTTTAGGCAACTATAGTGAGCAGCAGTTACCTCGATTGGATGCCATTGCCCCTACCATTGTCTATCGCGAATCAACCAGCACTTTTGAGCGTCTTCGTTATATTGCGGATCTTTTCGGTCGAAGCAGAACCGCTGAACAGTGGATCGACCGCTATGAGGAGAGTGTCAGGAGGATACGGCGACAATTGGCAGATGATTATATTGCAGGAGAACGAGCCACTGTCTATCTGGTGCTCGGCAAGAACATATATGTTATGGGACAGACGGGATTTGCTGCTACGGTGTATGAATCACTTGGCTTTCGACCTACCGAATCCGTAAATCAACTGATCGTTGATGGCAGACCTTGGATACAAATTGATCACAATAAAATCACACAATACGCTGGAGACCGAAACTTCGTAATGGTTCCACAGGAGGAGATGAATGTAAACACCCCTTCTCCGCTCCAAAGTTTGGTTGGAATGTTGGCACCCAGCAATGTACATATCGTAGAAGCTGGCTGGAACTACGATGATCCCCTTACCCGTGAAAGGTTATTGACAGTTCTCCCCTCTATTTTTGCTAAGGATGGACTTACACCTCTGCTAGTAAATGAAAAAAAATAA
- a CDS encoding acetoacetate decarboxylase, with amino-acid sequence MKIDVNNIAKNLNTPLTAPAYPMPPYKFVNREYLNIIYRTDEKALRAAVPEPLAITEPLVKFEVMWMPDVSGLGAYTEAGQVIPVQFNGEEGDYVHSMYVDNFPAIASGRELTAYPKKLGAPKLYTDSDTLVGTLDYGTLRVATATMGYKHVEMDKELAKREICRPNFMIKMATDYTGNLRICDLIHTQITDIEVKEAWTGPARLQLFEHALAPLADLPVLEVVSASHILTNLTLNAAQPVYNYLEEK; translated from the coding sequence ATGAAAATCGATGTGAATAACATAGCTAAAAATCTGAATACACCCCTAACTGCTCCGGCATATCCAATGCCACCGTACAAATTCGTGAATCGTGAATATTTGAATATTATTTACCGGACTGATGAAAAAGCGTTACGGGCAGCCGTACCAGAGCCTCTGGCAATTACTGAACCACTGGTTAAATTCGAAGTGATGTGGATGCCAGATGTTTCTGGACTGGGTGCTTATACCGAAGCTGGACAAGTCATTCCTGTGCAATTTAATGGGGAGGAAGGCGATTATGTGCATTCGATGTACGTAGACAATTTCCCCGCGATTGCGAGTGGTCGAGAGCTCACCGCATATCCGAAAAAGCTGGGCGCACCCAAGTTGTATACCGATTCAGATACACTAGTTGGCACACTAGATTATGGAACGCTGCGTGTAGCCACGGCAACGATGGGCTATAAACATGTGGAGATGGATAAAGAGTTAGCCAAACGTGAAATATGCCGACCTAATTTTATGATTAAGATGGCTACCGACTATACCGGAAATTTAAGAATATGTGATCTGATCCATACTCAAATTACGGACATCGAAGTGAAAGAGGCTTGGACAGGCCCTGCCCGGCTTCAATTGTTCGAACATGCGTTGGCACCTCTTGCAGATCTTCCTGTGTTGGAAGTGGTGTCCGCTTCTCATATCCTTACCAACCTAACCTTAAACGCTGCACAACCTGTATATAACTATCTGGAAGAAAAATAA
- a CDS encoding glycoside hydrolase family 4 — MNATNTQHPKVVVIGAGSLFFGRQSIWQMVHSPYLNQGTLALVDTDEERLSKMVTLAERVARENNVSLKIEGSVDRRQVLPGADFVVLSFAEQSVKYRGIDCQVSLKYGIRMCSGDTIGPGGIFRAMRELPVIMECAKDIEELCPDAWVINYINPSTVHGIALHRYAPKLKSFALCDSHHMPHKKGYYAVRAGIIGDNSQFTEEINQKFDFRIAGVNHFTWLLKAEYEGKNVMPTIAEAMRKMAGDENNGGDRGAKALFNDAITYELYDIFGIIPTCTAHTKEYVRYWQGLGKTADTIPPLSIWETEDRYERHDEMWRQVDDFLAGNIPIADYMSTFGPDHATDIIENMVGNLGKKFFINTLNQGAVTNMNNDSFLELLCDVDMDGVKPLHVGEMPRGIRGMQELVLDTHELTVEAVLEQSYEKLRRAMLTDPLVNSISDADKIIHELLELERKMIPDVWYKDRLQYS; from the coding sequence ATGAATGCTACAAACACACAGCATCCAAAGGTAGTCGTTATTGGGGCGGGCAGCCTGTTTTTCGGTCGTCAGTCCATCTGGCAGATGGTTCACTCCCCATATTTGAATCAGGGCACGCTGGCTTTGGTGGATACGGACGAGGAACGGCTCTCCAAAATGGTAACACTGGCGGAGAGGGTCGCACGGGAGAACAACGTATCCTTAAAGATTGAGGGTTCAGTAGACCGACGACAGGTGCTTCCGGGAGCAGACTTCGTTGTACTCAGCTTTGCGGAGCAATCGGTGAAATATCGGGGCATCGACTGCCAGGTTTCTCTAAAGTATGGGATTCGCATGTGTTCCGGCGATACGATTGGCCCTGGAGGAATCTTTCGCGCGATGCGGGAACTACCGGTTATCATGGAATGCGCCAAAGACATTGAGGAGCTGTGTCCAGATGCGTGGGTGATCAATTATATTAACCCGTCTACCGTTCATGGCATCGCATTACATCGATATGCTCCGAAGCTTAAATCGTTTGCGCTGTGCGATAGTCATCATATGCCGCATAAGAAAGGCTATTATGCCGTACGAGCCGGAATCATTGGAGACAATAGCCAGTTCACTGAAGAGATCAACCAGAAATTCGATTTTCGTATCGCAGGTGTCAATCATTTCACTTGGCTGCTCAAAGCCGAGTATGAAGGGAAAAATGTGATGCCCACGATCGCAGAAGCCATGCGCAAGATGGCAGGTGATGAAAATAACGGCGGTGATCGCGGCGCAAAAGCTCTTTTTAACGATGCGATTACCTATGAACTGTATGATATTTTCGGAATCATTCCCACTTGTACGGCGCATACGAAGGAATACGTTCGGTATTGGCAAGGTCTTGGCAAAACTGCGGACACGATTCCACCATTATCGATCTGGGAGACAGAGGACAGATATGAGCGTCACGACGAAATGTGGCGTCAGGTGGATGACTTTCTAGCGGGGAACATCCCAATTGCTGATTACATGAGTACCTTCGGACCAGATCATGCGACCGACATCATTGAAAATATGGTAGGGAACTTGGGTAAAAAATTCTTCATCAATACGCTCAATCAAGGCGCGGTAACCAATATGAATAACGATTCATTCCTGGAACTACTGTGCGATGTAGATATGGATGGGGTGAAACCACTCCATGTAGGCGAGATGCCGCGTGGGATAAGAGGCATGCAAGAACTTGTACTGGATACGCATGAGCTCACAGTTGAAGCTGTTCTGGAACAGAGCTATGAGAAACTGAGAAGGGCGATGCTCACTGATCCGCTCGTGAATTCCATTAGTGACGCAGACAAGATCATCCATGAATTGTTGGAACTGGAGCGCAAGATGATTCCGGACGTTTGGTACAAGGATAGACTGCAGTATAGCTAA
- a CDS encoding ABC transporter substrate-binding protein, with amino-acid sequence MMNSRIRKHLFIWGACFLLLAVLAACSRSESAPSQEPVKTNEQTTKSYTTQTDEVIEIPTQPQRVIYLGSTLGDLLAMDIPVVGANLIHASESYIVDQLEGMEDVGNPGDLEAITALQPDLILNGYNQDADRNAAFSKIAPTIPFNSALPFTERVRELGNIFGKQDEAEQWISRFDTKAEAMWDKLNVAEGETATIFLQLGKQLYVMGNRSLGVVLYQEHGFAIPPAIQQNIIDKDQTFVELSEELMPDYAGDHLFVLTLDNDESRAESERLLQSTLWKTLPAVQQGHVYTASAEWNTDNLLALEQLLYELPKWMNQ; translated from the coding sequence ATGATGAACAGTAGAATTAGGAAACACCTATTCATATGGGGAGCATGCTTCCTTCTTCTAGCCGTCCTTGCAGCATGCAGTCGTTCGGAAAGCGCCCCTTCACAAGAACCTGTGAAGACCAACGAGCAGACGACGAAAAGCTATACAACTCAAACAGACGAAGTGATTGAAATACCAACTCAACCACAACGAGTGATCTATCTTGGTTCAACACTTGGAGATCTCCTGGCAATGGATATCCCTGTGGTAGGAGCCAATCTGATCCATGCTTCCGAAAGCTATATTGTAGACCAATTAGAAGGTATGGAGGATGTCGGGAATCCTGGTGATTTGGAGGCAATAACGGCCTTGCAGCCTGACTTGATTTTGAATGGTTATAACCAAGATGCTGACCGGAACGCTGCTTTTTCGAAGATTGCGCCTACCATTCCGTTTAACTCGGCATTACCATTTACAGAACGCGTCCGCGAGCTTGGTAACATTTTTGGCAAACAGGATGAGGCAGAGCAATGGATCAGCAGATTTGATACAAAAGCGGAAGCGATGTGGGACAAGCTGAATGTGGCTGAGGGCGAGACAGCGACCATCTTCTTGCAGTTAGGTAAACAGCTCTATGTGATGGGCAATCGTTCCTTGGGTGTAGTCTTGTATCAAGAGCACGGATTTGCAATTCCCCCAGCAATTCAGCAAAACATTATCGACAAGGACCAAACATTCGTCGAACTTTCGGAAGAACTAATGCCAGACTATGCAGGAGATCACCTCTTTGTCCTTACGTTGGATAATGACGAAAGCCGAGCTGAGTCTGAGCGCTTGTTACAAAGCACTTTGTGGAAAACGCTGCCTGCCGTTCAGCAAGGACACGTCTATACAGCATCAGCCGAATGGAATACCGACAACCTGCTGGCACTGGAGCAATTGCTTTATGAATTACCGAAATGGATGAATCAATAA
- a CDS encoding LysR family transcriptional regulator: MELLQLKYFQTVAYTEHISKAAAQLNIAQPSLSLTIKRLEDELGTPLFHRRGRNIQLNSSGEILLKHVNRIFIEIENAEIEIKAEEQQISNTIRISITNTRFLTGLISDYINDSPETKLHQGIGTRSEIITGLKKGDMHLGITGHPIQDEEIESVVLVEEDIVLVVPMNHAYGGETSISLSVVANEPFISLADNKEYSRFTTMLCEKAGFLPNHAFEVDSHTLLEIIKLNQGVALLPISVCRKLGLSYVKIADDSAIYPISLSWVKQKWLSPAVGEFRDFITSYYEDHAGLFKVE, from the coding sequence ATGGAACTGCTTCAGCTCAAATATTTTCAGACCGTTGCCTATACCGAACATATCTCCAAGGCAGCTGCACAATTGAATATTGCTCAACCTTCTCTAAGCTTGACAATTAAAAGACTTGAGGATGAACTGGGTACCCCCTTATTTCATAGGAGAGGCCGAAATATTCAACTGAATTCCTCAGGTGAAATTCTATTGAAGCACGTAAACCGGATTTTTATAGAAATTGAAAATGCAGAGATTGAGATTAAAGCGGAGGAACAGCAAATATCCAATACGATCAGGATCTCGATTACCAATACCCGATTCCTCACTGGACTTATTAGTGACTATATCAACGATTCCCCCGAAACCAAGCTTCATCAAGGCATTGGGACTCGTAGTGAAATTATTACAGGATTGAAGAAAGGCGACATGCATCTGGGCATTACGGGGCATCCGATTCAGGATGAGGAGATTGAGAGTGTTGTTCTTGTTGAGGAGGACATTGTTCTTGTTGTGCCCATGAATCATGCATACGGCGGAGAGACAAGCATCTCGTTAAGTGTTGTTGCAAATGAGCCCTTTATTTCCCTTGCAGATAATAAGGAGTACAGCCGATTTACCACCATGCTCTGTGAAAAAGCAGGTTTCCTGCCCAATCATGCATTTGAGGTCGATTCTCATACCCTGCTTGAAATTATCAAACTTAATCAGGGTGTTGCGTTGCTTCCGATCTCCGTATGTAGAAAACTGGGGTTAAGTTATGTGAAAATTGCTGATGATTCAGCGATATATCCCATTAGCCTCTCCTGGGTCAAACAAAAATGGTTATCTCCTGCTGTTGGAGAATTTCGTGATTTTATTACTTCGTACTATGAAGACCATGCTGGATTGTTTAAAGTGGAGTAG